ACGACGGTGGAATACGTGTATCTAAAGCAGAATTAGGTGCTTTATTACGAAAAAAAGGCCATAAAAATTACAAACCGTGCAAAGAGAATTTTGCTCGAAAATTCCTAAGAGGCTTGACTGTACAATATAGAGGATAACATGATACACACTTTTTCAAATCAGAGTATCCATTATGAAATACGATATAAAAACCGAAGTTCTTTTGCGATCAAAGTCGACGGATACGGAACGGTCGAAGTCCTTGCTCCTAGAGGGACGTCTACTGAACAAGTACTTTCGGTACTAGAGAACAACTGGGCATTGATTCAGCAAAAAATAAATGAAATGAAAGATAGAACGCATGGACCAAAGAAAAAAGTCTATGAACACGGAGAAAGCTTTTTGTATGTAGGAAAAAACTATCCGATACAGATTCATCACGATTCGACTATTACAAAGGATTCTGTAGTGTTTGAAGCGAACACGCTTCAGATTTATGTCAATCAGCACGACGATGAAGCGATAAAACAAGCGCTCAAACGTTTTTACTATCAACAATGTAAAGCGCTCGTAACCAAAAGTATCTCCTCCTATCAAAAACATTTTAAAACAAAGCCGCGATCCATCTCGATTTCCGATAGCAAAAAAGCGTGGGGCACGTGTGATTCTAAGCGTCAGCTAACCTTCAACTGGCGGCTGGCAATGGCACCGCAGCACGTCATTGATTACGTAGTCGTTCATGAAATGTGCCACATGGTTCACATGAATCATGATCGGTCCTTTTGGCGTCTTGTCGGGAAAATTATGCCCGATTATCGTGAACAAGAGCACTGGCTGGAAATGTCGAGCTGGGAAATGACGGTGTAGTGGCTACATAAAAAAGAGCAGAAGCCCCGGGGCATAC
The genomic region above belongs to Priestia megaterium and contains:
- a CDS encoding M48 family metallopeptidase — protein: MIHTFSNQSIHYEIRYKNRSSFAIKVDGYGTVEVLAPRGTSTEQVLSVLENNWALIQQKINEMKDRTHGPKKKVYEHGESFLYVGKNYPIQIHHDSTITKDSVVFEANTLQIYVNQHDDEAIKQALKRFYYQQCKALVTKSISSYQKHFKTKPRSISISDSKKAWGTCDSKRQLTFNWRLAMAPQHVIDYVVVHEMCHMVHMNHDRSFWRLVGKIMPDYREQEHWLEMSSWEMTV